A segment of the Candidatus Andeanibacterium colombiense genome:
TCCCGCCGGGCATCGATTTCTCGAACGATCCGCTGCTTCAGGGCCGCAATTTTTCCTATCTCGATACGCAGATCAAGCGACTTGGTGGCCCGAACTTCACCCATATCCCGATCAATGCGCCCAAATGCCCGATGGCCCATTTCCAGCAGGACGGGCACATGGCGATGCGCAATCCGATCGGCCGCGCGAATTACGAACCGAATAGCTGGGGCGCGGCGCAAGGGGGGCCGCGCGAGGATCCCGCTCGTGGTTTCAACAGCTTCGCCGAAGTCGCGGACGGCCCGAAACAGCGCGTCCGCTCGGAAAGCTTCGCCGATCACTATAGCCAGGCGCGCCAGTTCTTCGTCAGCCAGACCCCGATCGAACAGAAGCACATCGGCGATGCGCTGGTGTTCGAATTGTCCAAGGTCGAGCGGGTCGATATCCGGTCGCGGGTCGTCTCGCATCTCCGCAACATCGACGGCGTTCTGGCCGCGACGGTTGCTGATGGATTGGGGCTGCCGTTGCCCAAGGTCGCTCCGGCCGCGAGCAAGCCGATCACGGACCTGCCGCTCTCCAATGCGCTCAGCATCGTGAAGAACGGACCGGACAGCTTCAAGGGCCGCAAGCTCGGCATCCTGCTGACCGACGGGGCCGATCCGGCGATCTTCAAGGCGCTGCTCAAGGCTGTCGAGGCGGAAGGTGCGGTTTACGAAGTGATCGCACCCAAGATCGGGGGCGCGGTCCTGTCCGACGGAACCAAGGTCGCCGCCAAGCACAAGATCGACGGGGGGCCTTCGGTCCTGTTCGATGCGGTCGCGGTGCTGGTATCGGCCGATGGAGCGGCGCTGCTGGCGAAGGACGCGGCGGCAAAGGATTTCGTGTCGGACGCTTTCGCGCACTGCAAGTTCATCGCGATCGGGGCGCAGGCAAAGCCGATCTTCGAAGGCGCCGGGATCGCCGCCGATCTCGACGAAGCCTGCCTGCCACTAGCCAAGCCGGCCGATGCGAAGGCCTTTATCACGGCGGCTCGCGCACTGCGCTACTGGCCGCGCGAGCTGGCGGTCGATCTCGATGCCCAGCCGGAAGCCTGAAGCCTAATGTCGCGGGGGCTGCTGCGCGCCAGGCTTTGTCAAAGCAAACGTACCTCCCGGTAACGGGTTAAGGCGAGGGCGGGGCAATGCCTCGCCCTCGCAAACGCTGCAACTCGCCGCCGGAGCTGCGTGGGTAATTGGCGCGCCTTGGCCAGGCCCGGTGCGGTTGCTTTGATAATACCCTCAACAAATCCTGGCTTGGCACGAGAATCTACGGCGTGTCTCAGGCGGCCGGCACGTGGCGATCGATCACCAGCGCGGCGGCGAAAATCAGGGCAGCGCTGGCGACCAGAATGGCGAAAAAGGGAAGGGTGCTGCCACCCCCGATCTCGAGAAAGACACCGCCGAAGCCGCTCGCCAGAATCGCGCCGATCCGCCCGGTGAAGATGCCGAAGCCGATCCCGGCCGAACGGCAGGACTGCGGATAGCCGAGGGTGATTACCACGTAGACGGTCGCGATCGAACAGCTGAACGCCGCGGCGGCGATGCCGATGAGCACGGTAACCAGGGCAATGCCCCCGGACGATGCGGTGGACATTGTTTCAACCGCGGCAGCCAGTGCGACAAGAGTGACCGCGAGTATTCCGCTGACCGCCAGCATCACCGGCTTCGTTCCGAATTTCTGAACCAGAATCCCCGCCAAGATCGAACCCAGGATCGAGGTTATTCCGGCGACCGAAATCGCATAGCCGGCCAATTGCAGCGAGACGCCCTTGGTGGTGAGAATTGTGGTCGACCAGTTGAGAATGCCATAGGCGACCAGCGTCGATGCGGCAAAGCCGGCCCCGACACCCGCATTCAGCCGGAAATTGCTTGAATGGAGCACGCCTACCGGCGGCCCTTCGGCGCTACCGGTATCGAGGTGCTCCGCCGCGAGTTCGATATCGGCGCGGATCACCCGCCGTGCGTTCTGCAGCGCTTCGTTACGCTTGCCCTTGGCAAGCAGAAACGAGGGGCTGTCGCGCAGCGCGGTGTAGACGATGACGACCAGCACCAGCGTCGCGGCGCCGAAGGCAATGAAGGTGCCGCGCCAGCCATGCTCGGCCAGCAGTTCCGGCGCGAGAACGCCCGCTATGGCTCCGCCGGCGGGCGTCCCGACCGAAAGCGAGGTGATCGCCAGCGGCTGCCATCGCTTGGGCAACCACTCGCTTCCCATTGCCAAGGCGTTGGAAAAGGCGGAACCGAAGCCGAGCCCGCCGATCAGCCGCCAGGCGGCCATCGACCAGACGCTGCCGGAGGTGCTGGCGGCAATCGTCGCCAGCCCGAAGATCAACGCGGCGAGCGCAAGGGAGCGCCGCCGTCCGAGGATGTCGCCCAGCCAGCCGCCGAGCCAGGCGCCGATGCCCATCCCGACGAGCGCGGCGCTCATCGCAATTCCGAAGGTTCCCTTGTCCACTCCGAAGTCCCTGATCACCACCGGGGCGACGAGGCCGAGAAGCTGCATATCGACGCCGTCGCACATGAGCACGAGCAGGCACACCGCGACAGTGACGATCTGGAATAGGCCGAGCGGACGACGCGCAATCGCTTCGCTGAAAGTGGCAGGCATTCGAATCCTCTCCGTTCCGGAAAGCCACGAGGCCGCGGCTTGCGGGTGGCACTGCCGCCGATGCGATGGGCATCGGACGTCGCGCGCTCTGTCGCCCGACGTTACTTCGTCCAGGCTTTATAATTATCATGTTAAATATATTTTGGATCGGGTGCAATGATGTTATTGCGGCGGCCTTGGGCCGGGCTTGAGCGTTCGGGCAAGCACGGCCGGTGCGGCGAGTGAGGAGTGTGCGCGATGGGGAAGACGGGACTGGCGATGCTCGCTGCAGGATCGATGGCGCTTTCTGCCTGCGCCGCGCACGGGCGCGTCGTCGGCACGATCCCGCTGCCGCCGCAGGTCGAATATCCGGAGGGAATTGCGGCCGATGCGCAGGGCCGGCTATATGTCGCCAGCGCAGCCGACGGCATCGTCCTGCGCATGAGACGGCGTGGCGGATCCGCCGAGGTCCTTTCCGGACCGGGCCGGATCGTGGCGGTCGATCCGCAACTTTTTCCCGAGATGCTGGGTTTGAAACTGGATGATCTCGGCCGGCTGTGGATCATGGGCGGTCGCACCGGCAAGATTTCCGTGCTCGACGCGAACAGCGGAAAGCTGCTCGATCAGTTCACCGTCACGGGGGAGGGAAGCACGCTGAACGATGCGGTCGTCCTGCCGGATGGAGCCTATGTTACAGACACTGCCCGGCCGATCCTGTGGCGCCTCGCACGTGACGGCACCGAGGTCGGTGGGCCGACACCCTGGATCGATTTCACCGGAACGCCCCTGCAATATGGCCCAGGGCGGAACTTGAACGGAATTGTCGCGGATCCATCGGGCCGATATCTGATCGTGATCCAGATGGATAAGGGGCTGCTCTTCAGGATCGATACCGCCAGCAAGGAGGTAACCCCGATCGCGGTTGTCGGGGGAGCGATAACCAACGGCGACGGGCTGGTGCTGGATGGACGGCTCCTTTACATCGCGCGCCAGGCGGAGGGCGAAATTGCCACGATCCGCCTCGCGCCCGATTTTTTGTCGGGCGAGGTGGTTTCCCGGTTTCGCGATCCCGCACTTACCTGGCTGGCGACCGCCGCGAAGGTGGGGGATGAATTGCTGGTGGTCGACAGCCAGTTCAACCGGCATGCGGCGGGAAATCCGGTGAAGCCGTTTTCGCTTGTCGCCATACCGATCGAAAAGCTGCGGGGCGACTGAGCGCGGCCCGGCGGCGCTTGCCTCAGGCCGGCGGCCCCGCCGGATATATGCTCACTGACCGCCGGCGCCCGAACGCGCCGGCGGTCAGGTGCGACGCTAGTTTGCCGGACCTTCGAGAACTCCGGGCGATCTCAGGTCGATCGCATAGACGTCGTCGCAGGCGGTTATGTAGAGCGTCTTCGCATCATTTCCGCCGAAGGCGAGGGCAGAGGCGCAGATCAGCCGCTTCGGTTCCGTGTTCCCCGCAGTCGGCATGTGCAGGAGGCCCAGCACCTTGCCTTGCGGCGACGTGATCTGGACGACACCCGGATAGGGTCCGGTCGAATAGATGTTGCCGTTTGGATCGGTCTTCATCCCGTCGCCGATGCCCGGTCCCTCGACGAACACCTCGCCGGGCCCCGCGGTGCCATCCGGCTTGATCGGATAGCGCATCATCTTCGAGCTCTGCGACGAGCGCGCGGAGAGGTAGAGATATTTGTCGTCGGGCGAGAGCGCGATTCCGTTGGGTTCGGTGAGGAGATCCTTCCGGTCGACCACCTTGGTCACCGTTCCGTCCTTCCACATCCACACCGCATTGGGCATCTCGGCCAGGCCGCCGTCGATCCCGCCGCGCAGGCCGACATCGGAATCGGTGAAATAGATCGCGCCGTTCGCGGCGATCGCCACGTCGTTCGGGCCGTTGAACCGCTTTCCGTCGCCTTTGTCCGCGAGGATGGTGGTGGTGCCGTCCTTCTCCAGCCGCTTGAGCGCGCGATCCTGGCCGGCGCACCAGACGATGCGGCCCTGATGGTCGACGCCGGTGCAGTTCGGTCCGATCAGCAGGACATGCTGCCCCGCGATGAACGACAGCTTGCCGTCATGGGCGAAGTCGTTGCCGGTATAACCGGCCTTATCCATGAACACCGAGACATGGCCGTCGGGCGTGATCTTGTTGATCACATTGCCGATGATGTTGACCACCAGCAAATACCCCGCCTCCCCCTTGCCGCGCACCCACACCGGTCCGTCGCTGAAGCCGAAGCCGGACGCCACGGTTCGCAGCTTGGCGTCGGAAGCGATCAGCGCATCGAGAGCGGCATCGACCCGTTCGAGACGGAACGGCGTCGCGTTCGCATCGGCCGATGGCGACGGAGGCTCGGCCCCCGCGGGAGCTTGCGCGAGGCAGGCCAGCGCGAGGCAGGACGCGGCGAGCGCGATGCGAGACCTGCTGCACAACGTAGGCGCAAAAATGCCTGAGGGTGGTTTCGTCACATCTCTCTCCAGACCCTCGTTTTATCTGGCAAAGCCCGCCGGCGGGTCGATCGGCACGACTATGTTTCGCGGGAGGCCGTTTCGGTCACGTCGCCCGAACGAATGCTCGCGCAGGTAATTGTCCGGTGACAGCCAAGGCATTCGGTTTCCCAAACTTCTCCATCCGCCATACTTAACGTGGTAATTAAAGCGCCGGCGATTCGCAACGCGAAAGACCGGTCAGCGCATAACGGGGTGCAATCGACGAACCTCAGCGTGCAGTTGGTGGATTCTTCACGGCTTCGTCAGGTCCGGAAAATCAAAGGAAAGCTAAGGTTTTCGGTCGATCCATTTTCGTCCTGACAGTTTTTGGGCACCCCGAGCGTTTGTTGCTGCTTGATACAAAGTGAAACGTGCCGACTGCATATCCGGCTGAAAGCCTACCGTGTCCATGATCGGCGAGACAGAGTGGTTGAGGTGTAAAATAGAAAATTATCCATATATAACAGTTAGTTAAGTAAGACAAAGATTGCCGGTTGACACGTCAAATATACGACAATAAACTTAACGTGTTATGCAATTGACGTGCCGGCGATCCCGACACATCGCGATCTAAATCAATGCGCGGGCATCACATGACGTGATCGCCACAGATGCATGCATACGGAGAGGGATAAAGAGAGATGCACACAGGACAATACCGTCGTTCGTCGATCGTGGGGCGCTGGCTGATGGTCGGCACCTGTATGACCGCTATGGCCGCATTCGCCACGCCGGTGGCCGCCCAGGACGCCGCGAAGGGAGGGGCTGCGAAGGAAGGAGCCGCGCAAGTCCAAGCCGACGATGGCGGCATCCAATCGATCATCGTTACCGCCCGCTATGTCAGTGAAGACATCCAATCCGCGCCGATGGCGATCTCGGCCCAGACCGGCGACCAGCTGAAGGCCGCGAATGTCACCAACATCGGCAATCTCGGCGCAATCATTCCGAACCTCTATTCGCACCCGCCGCTCGCGCAGGCGAGCGGCCCCGTCATCGCGATGCGCGGCGTCCAGCAGAACCAGGACAGTTTCGCGCGCTCGCCGGCGGTGGGCCTCTATGTCGATGACGTCTATCACGCGACCGTGGTCGGTTCGGGGCTCGACTTGACCGACGTCGATCATATCGAAGTGCTGCGCGGCCCCCAGAGCACGCTGTCGGGCAACGCTTCAATTGGCGGCGCGATCAAGGTCTACACCAAGGACCCGACTGGTGACGGTTCGGGCAATATCGCGGTGACTTACGGGTCGCGCAATCTCATGAGGGCAACCGGTGCGTTCGACATCGGCCTGTCG
Coding sequences within it:
- a CDS encoding MFS transporter, encoding MPATFSEAIARRPLGLFQIVTVAVCLLVLMCDGVDMQLLGLVAPVVIRDFGVDKGTFGIAMSAALVGMGIGAWLGGWLGDILGRRRSLALAALIFGLATIAASTSGSVWSMAAWRLIGGLGFGSAFSNALAMGSEWLPKRWQPLAITSLSVGTPAGGAIAGVLAPELLAEHGWRGTFIAFGAATLVLVVIVYTALRDSPSFLLAKGKRNEALQNARRVIRADIELAAEHLDTGSAEGPPVGVLHSSNFRLNAGVGAGFAASTLVAYGILNWSTTILTTKGVSLQLAGYAISVAGITSILGSILAGILVQKFGTKPVMLAVSGILAVTLVALAAAVETMSTASSGGIALVTVLIGIAAAAFSCSIATVYVVITLGYPQSCRSAGIGFGIFTGRIGAILASGFGGVFLEIGGGSTLPFFAILVASAALIFAAALVIDRHVPAA
- a CDS encoding SMP-30/gluconolactonase/LRE family protein — encoded protein: MCSRSRIALAASCLALACLAQAPAGAEPPSPSADANATPFRLERVDAALDALIASDAKLRTVASGFGFSDGPVWVRGKGEAGYLLVVNIIGNVINKITPDGHVSVFMDKAGYTGNDFAHDGKLSFIAGQHVLLIGPNCTGVDHQGRIVWCAGQDRALKRLEKDGTTTILADKGDGKRFNGPNDVAIAANGAIYFTDSDVGLRGGIDGGLAEMPNAVWMWKDGTVTKVVDRKDLLTEPNGIALSPDDKYLYLSARSSQSSKMMRYPIKPDGTAGPGEVFVEGPGIGDGMKTDPNGNIYSTGPYPGVVQITSPQGKVLGLLHMPTAGNTEPKRLICASALAFGGNDAKTLYITACDDVYAIDLRSPGVLEGPAN